A genomic window from Brassica oleracea var. oleracea cultivar TO1000 chromosome C8, BOL, whole genome shotgun sequence includes:
- the LOC106312804 gene encoding alanine aminotransferase 1, mitochondrial-like codes for MRRFVIGQAKNLIDQTRRRQRHHKSLRLLSLLAASDSALVLSSPRLFSSSSDMSGSGSDSSSSSLPVTLDSLNPKVLKCEYAVRGEIVNIAQKLQEDLKINKDAYPFDEIIYCNIGNPQSLGQQPITFFREVLALCSHTALLDESATHGLFSSDSIDRAWKILDQIPGKATGAYSHSQGIKGLRDAIAAGIEARDGFPADPNDIFMTDGASPGVHMMMQLLISSEKDGILCPIPQYPLYSASIALHGGSLVPYYLDEASGWGLEISELKKQLEDARSKGITVRALAVINPGNPTGQVLAEENQREIVDFCKKEGLVLLADEVYQENVYVPDKKFHSFKKVARSMGYGENDVCLVSFQSISKGYYGECGKRGGYMEVTGFTSDVRAQIYKLASVNLCSNISGQILASLVMSPPKPGDDSYESYIAEKEGILSSLAKRAKTLEEALNKLEGVTCNRAEGAMYLFPCINLPQKAIAAAEAAKTAPDAFYCKRLLNATGIVVVPGSGFRQVPGTWHFRCTILPQEEKIPAIVNRLTEFHKNFMDEFRN; via the exons ATGCGGAGATTCGTTATTGGCCAAGCTAAAAATCTCATTGATCAGACTCGTCGTCGTCAACGTCATCACAAAAGCCTCCGCCTTCTCTCTCTACTAGCCGCTTCCGACTCTGCTCTTGTTCTTTCTTCGCCGCGTCTCTTTTCTTCGTCTTCAGACATGTCTGGTTCTGGTTCTGATTCGTCGTCGTCCTCTCTTCCCGTTACTCTTGACTCCCTCAACCCCAAG GTTCTGAAATGTGAGTATGCTGTCCGTGGAGAGATTGTCAACATTGCTCAG AAACTTCAAGAAGATTTGAAGATTAACAAGGATGCTTATCCCTTCGATGAG ATTATCTACTGTAACATTGGAAATCCGCAATCTCTTGGCCAGCAGCCGATCACATTTTTCAGAGAG GTTCTTGCTTTGTGTTCTCACACCGCTTTGTTGGACGAGAGTGCAACACATGGTTTGTTCAG TTCTGATTCTATTGACCGTGCTTGGAAGATTCTCGACCAGATTCCTGGGAAAGCTACCGGTGCTTACAGCCACAGCCAG GGTATCAAGGGACTACGTGATGCCATTGCTGCTGGAATCGAAGCCCGTGATGGTTTCCCTGCTGATCCTAATGATATTTTCATGACAGATGGTGCTAGCCCTGGG GTTCATATGATGATGCAACTTCTCATAAGTTCGGAGAAAGATGGAATCCTCTGCCCTATTCCTCAGTACCCACTGTACTCAGCTTCCATTGCCCTTCATGGCGGAAGTCTG GTTCCGTACTACCTTGACGAAGCATCAGGATGGGGCCTTGAGATATCTGAGCTGAAGAAGCAACTGGAGGATGCTAGGTCAAAGGGCATCACTGTAAGAGCCTTGGCTGTCATCAACCCTGGCAACCCGACAGGACAG GTTCTTGCGGAAGAAAACCAGCGCGAGATTGTTGATTTCTGTAAGAAAGAAGGCTTAGTTCTCTTAGCCGACGAGGTTTATCAGGAAAACGTTTACGTCCCTGACAAAAAGTTCCACTCTTTCAAGAAAGTAGCCCGGTCTATGGGCTACGGTGAGAATGATGTCTGCTTAGTCTCGTTCCAGTCTATCTCCAAAG GGTACTACGGAGAGTGTGGGAAGAGAGGTGGTTACATGGAGGTTACTGGCTTCACTTCTGATGTAAGAGCACAGATATACAAATTGGCTTCTGTGAATCTTTGCTCCAACATCTCTGGTCAGATTCTCGCCAGCCTCGTCATGAGCCCTCCCAAG CCTGGTGACGACTCCTATGAGTCATACATAGCAGAGAAAGAGGGAATACTCTCGTCTTTAGCAAAACGTGCAAAG ACCCTTGAAGAAGCTCTGAACAAGTTGGAGGGTGTCACATGCAACAGAGCAGAAGGAGCTATGTATCTATTCCCTTGCATTAACCTTCCACAAAAGGCCATTGCAGCTGCAGAAGCTGCAAAGACAGCACCAGACGCTTTCTACTGCAAACGCCTTTTAAACGCTACTGGAATAGTTGTAGTCCCTGGTTCTGGCTTTAGACAG GTACCTGGCACATGGCATTTCAGGTGCACTATACTTCCTCAAGAAGAAAAGATTCCTGCAATCGTGAACCGTCTCACTGAGTTCCACAAGAACTTCATGGATGAGTTCCGCAACTAA
- the LOC106312806 gene encoding uncharacterized protein LOC106312806: protein MAKFGKLTKLIKKWPSFTKNHHPTTESSSSVATSKVSKCDGDLQLVYVGKSRRPYMLSSNVINHPLVQELLDRSSRFIEERHDQKTVLVACEVVLFEHLLWMLEDSFSDHDDDDDREIGSVQELAEFYTY, encoded by the coding sequence ATGGCCAAGTTCGGAAAGCTAACAAAGCTCATAAAGAAATGGCCTTCGTTCACCAAGAACCACCACCCAACCACCGAATCCTCCTCCTCCGTGGCCACCAGCAAGGTCTCAAAATGTGACGGTGATCTTCAACTGGTCTACGTCGGGAAGTCTCGGAGACCTTACATGCTTAGTTCCAACGTCATCAACCATCCGCTTGTCCAAGAACTACTTGATAGATCATCGAGATTTATAGAAGAACGTCACGATCAAAAGACTGTCTTGGTAGCTTGTGAAGTCGTATTGTTCGAGCACTTATTATGGATGCTCGAAGACAGTTTCTCCGATCACGACGATGATGATGATCGCGAGATAGGATCTGTCCAGGAGTTGGCTGAGTTCTACACTTATTGA